Below is a genomic region from Rhabdothermincola sediminis.
CGATGACCCCCGAGCAGCGCGCCCAGCTCCAGGGCCTGGCGGAGCAGCTGCTCGAGGACATGGACCTGCGGTGGCAGGTCGATCAGCTCGGCGAGAACCTCCGGTCGATGTTCCCCGACCTCGGCTGGAACCGCCGCTACGACTTCAGCGGCCAGGACCCGCTCTCGTTCGCCGAGGCCGCGTCGATGCTGCAGGAGCTCGGTGACATCGATCAGTTGGAGAACCTGCTTCGCGGCGCCACGAACCCGGGCGCGCTGGCGGAGGTCGACCTCGACCGGGCGCGCGACCTGCTCGGTGACGACGCGGCCCGCAGCCTTGAGCGGATGGCCGAGCTGGCCCGGCTCCTGGAGGAGGCGGGGCTGATCGAGAACAAGGAGGGCCATCTGCAGCTCACGCCTCGAGGCATCCGCCGGGTGGGGCAGAACGCTCTCAGCGACCTCTTCCGCAAGATGACCGACGACCAGTTCGGTCGTCACGAGCTGCGACGTACGGGCGTCGGCCACGAGCGCGACTTCGACACGAAGCCCTACGAGTTCGGCGATCCGTTCAACCTGCACATCGGGCGCACGATCCGCAACGCGATCCAGCGCGCGGGCGGGGGCATCCCCGTGGCGCTCGCACCCGACGACTTCGAGGTCGAGCGCACCGAGCAGCTCGTGCGATCGAGCACCGTGCTCATGCTGGATCTCTCCCTGTCGATGCCGATGCGCGACAACTTCCTGCCCGCCAAGAAGGTGGCCATGGCGTTGCACGCTCTGATCTCCTCGCAGTTCCCGCGTGACTACCTGGGCATCGTGGGCTTCAGTGAGGTGGCCCGGGAGCTCAAGCCCGAGCAACTACCCGAGGTCTCCTGGGATTTCGTCTACGGCACGAACATGCAGCACGCGTTCCAGATCAGCCGCCGGCTGCTGGCCCGCCAGAGCGGCACGAAGCAGATCATCATGATCACCGACGGCGAGCCGACGGCTCACATCACCCCATCCGGCGACGTGTTCTTCAACTACCCCCCGGTGCACGAGACCGTCGACGCGACCCTGCGGGAGGTGGGCCGCTGCACGCGGGAAGGCATCCGTATCAACACCTTCATGCTCGATCCCACCCCGCACCTGCGGGCGTTCGTGGAGAAGCTGAGCGAGCTCAACCGTGGGCGGGCGTTCTTCACCACACCGGAGACGCTCGGCGACTACGTGCTCGTGGACTTCATCGAGCAGCGGCGGCAGCTGCTCAAGGGGCGGCGGGCGAGTTGAGGAGCCGCTCGTAGCAGGTGGCGGTCTCGGCGTCGAAGGCCACGAGCAGGACCTGCTCCACCTCGGTGGGCGTGGCGCGCACGGTGTCGACCGCGATCCTCGCCGCCTCCTCGGGCGGGTAGCCGAAGATCCCCGTCGAGATCGCGGGGAACGCTACCGAGCGGGCCCTGAGCTCGTCGGCGACCTCCAGCGACCGCCGGTAGCAGGAGGCGAGCAGGCCGGCCTCTCCGTGCCCTCCACCTCGCCAGACCGGCCCGACGGTGTGGATGATCCACCGGGCGGGGAGGGCGAAGCCGTCGGTGGCGACGGCGTCACCGGTCGCGCAGTGGCCGATCGCGGCGCACGCGGCCTCGAGCCCGGGGCCGGCGGCAGCGAAGATCGCACCGCACACCCCGCCACCTCTCCGGAGCTCCTCGTTGGCCGCGTTGACGATCGCGTCGACCTGGAGGGTGGTGATGTCAGCGCGTGTCGCCTGCAGGCGCATCGCCCGTCTCTCGGGCGTCGAAGCCCAACTTCCGCTTGCGTTTCCGGGCACTCGCGGTCATGATCACACCAATGTAATTACACATGTGGTAATGCGCTGTCGCCTCGGGTGGAGCCGGAACTGCCGATCAGGGGCAGGAGGGGACGCATTCCGCAGGACCGGAACACGTCGAGCTCCCTACCCGCGAGGGGCCTGGCGCCTGCCAGGGCGGGGAGGAGGAGGCCGGAGATGCTGTACGCAACCGCCGAATCGAGTGCTGTGGACAAGTCCTGGCAGGACTTCGCGAACTGCCTGGGGGTCGATCCGGACCTCTTCTTCCCGGAGCGGGGCGCGTCCACCCGGGAGGCGAAAGAGGTCTGCCGTGGCTGCGTGGTGCGCGAGGAGTGCCTCGAGTACGCGCTGGCCAACGGCGAGAAGTTCGGGATCTGGGGTGGCATGAGCGAGCGCGAGCGGCGACGCATCCGCCGCCAGCGGTCGCTCGCCCGAGCGGCCACCAACGCCGCCGGCTGAGCTAGCCGCCGGTTCCCGCGGGCCCGTCGAGGTCGAGGCCGCGAGCTGCGGCCCGAGCTTCGATGGTGCGCTCGAGGCTCAGGTCGAGTTCGTCCCATCTCGCGGGGTCGATGGCGTCCAGCACGGCTCGTGGCGCGAGGCCGACGAGCTCTGCCCGCTCGATCGGTGCCTGCTCGGCAACGGCGTCGAACACCGCCTCGGGCCCGACCTTGTTGGGATCGACGAGGTTGATCGAGACCTGCACGTGGGCGCCGACCTGCAGGCCGAGGGCGCGCACCGCCGGCCCGCGCAGCGACGCCGCGATGCGTCTCGCCCGCTCGACGTCACCGTCCGCGAGCCACAGGTTGTAGGCGACCAGCACCGGCCGGGCGCCGACCGCGCAGGCCCCCGCCGTCGGGTGGGGAGTGGCAGGGCCGATGTCGGGTGGCAGGGAGCCGAAGGCGTGCCGCCGAACGTCGGGCAAGCTTCGCTCCGGGCCGTAGAGGAAGCACGGGACGGCGAGCTCCTTGGCCAGCCAGCGAGCGAAGCGGTCGCGCGCTCCGAGGGCGTCATCGAGGGAGGAGGAGCCGAGCGGGACGAAGGGCACGACGTCGACCACACCGAAGCGAGGGTGCACTCCTTGGTGTGGGCGGAGGTCGAGCGCCAGCACGGCCGCCGCAGCCACCGCCCGCGCTGCTGCCTCGCCGATGACCGTGATGACCGCTCGGTTGTGGTGGGGGTCGGTGTGGACGTCGAGCAACGAGTCCCCGGCGTGCCGAGCGATGAACTCGACCGTGGCCACGCTTCGACCCTCACTGACGTTGATGACGCACTCCAGCATGCTTCCCTCACGACGAGCCCGACGAGGTTCCCTGGCCCGAGATGGCTAAGCTTCGAACATGAACCTCGGTGGGCCCGAAATCCTGCTGATCGCAGTGGTGGTGCTGCTGCTGTTCGGCGGTACCCAACTGCCCAAGCTCGCCCGCTCTCTCGGCGAGGCCCAGAAGGAGTTCAAGAAGGGCCTCCGAGAGGGAACCAGCGACGCCCCCGACGAAGGCAAGGGCCAGACGGCCTGAGCCCCCGGCGACCGCCGGGCTGGCGGTCCAAGGGCCTACAGGACGCTGCTGACCAGTGGGGCGGGCGACAACTTGCGCTTCTTGAGGATCCGGCGCCGCTGGCGCTCGGACGTCCCGCCCCAGACCCCGTGGTCGATGCGATGCTCCAGCGCGTACTCGAGGCACGGCTCCTTCACCGGGCACGACGCGCAGATGCGCTTGGCCGTCTCGACGCCGACCCCGTCGCTGGGGAAGAAGGTGGAGGGTGGCTCGAACCGGCACAGGCCCTGAGCCATCCATGAAGTGTCCATCTCGCCTCCGTTGATCTCCCAGGTGGCACGGGGGCCGAGGCCCGGTGGCTCCCAGCTTCCGATCCGAGGCCCGGGACGTCCACGAGGGTACCGTCGCCGAGCCGGGGATTCCGCACCTCGCCGGTAGAGTGCAGGAATCGACGTAATCTCGTCATAAAGCCCCGAACAAGGCCCCGACATTGCTCGACCGAGGAGCGAGGGTGGAGCAGGACCTCTCCACGCCCCGGCCGGCCCATCAGCCGGTCCTGCCACCGCCACCACCCACCGACGCACATGTCGGCCCCTTCGCCCCTCCGCCGGCCCCCCACGCACCATCGTGGCCTCCTCCTCCCACGAAGGCGCCCCGGGAGCTCCCGGCCCAGCCCTCGCCGGGCTCCGGGCCACCTCCTCCGCCGCTTCCTCCCCCGCGGGAGCTCGGAGGGGGCTCCGGCGCGCCGGGGGGCGCGGACACGACCTGGGCAGAGGGGGAGCCGACGTTCCCCAGCGCGCCGCCGCTGCACGGCCAGCCCACCCTCCCCCCACCGATCCCGCTGCCGCCCCTGCCCGGCGACCGGGCACCGGTGGCCGCCCCGGCGCGATCGGCGAGCCTGGCGACCGTGGTGGTCGTGGCGCTCGCGAGCGCGCTGCTCGCCGCGCTGGTCACCGCGGGCCTGCTGCAGGTCTTCGACCGCGACTCGGGGCAGCCTGGCACCTCTCGGAGCACGCTGGGATCGGGAGCCGCGCTCGACATCCAGGCGCTGCTCCGCAAGGCCCAACCGTCGGTGGTCACGGTCCACACGGACACCGCCTCGTCGTCGGGGCTCTACGGCGGTGCCGGCACCGGGGTGGTGGTCGGGGAGGACGGCTACATCCTCACCAACTGGCACGTCATCGGCGGCGCGTCATCGGTGCGGGTCACCCTCCATGACGGCACCGAGCACGAGGCGACCCTGGTGGGAGGGTTCCCGAACGACGACATCGCGCTGATCAGGGTCGTCGACGGCCCGTCCCTGGTCCCCGCGGAGTTGGGAAGCTCCAGCTCGATCCAGGTCGGCGACGAGGTGGTCGCCATCGGCAACGCCCTCAACCTGGGTGGGCCGCCAAGCGTGACGCGAGGGATCGTGTCGGCCACCGACCGCACGATCCAGACCCCCGAGATCACCTTGCGTGGTCTCATCCAGACCGATGCCGCCATCAACCCGGGCAACTCCGGTGGACCTCTCCTCGACGTGCAGGGCCGGGTGATCGGCATCAACACCGCGATCATCAGCGACGCCCAGAACATCGGCTTCGCCATCCCGATCGACGCGGTGAAGCCGTTGATCGACGAGCTCAAGCAAGGCCGGGGGACGATCACCCCGTCCTCGGCCTTCCTCGGGGTGGTCACCGAGTCCGTGGACTCCGTGCCCGATGCGGTGCTCGACCAGTACGACGTCAGCGCGTCCAACGGCGCCCTGATCACCGAGGTACAGCCGGGCACGGCGGCGGATCGTTCCGGCCTGCAGATCGGCGACGTCATCACCCGCATCGACGGCCAGCGGGTGCGATCCCGTGAGGACGTGCTCGCCATCATCCGGTCTCACGACGCCGGTGACGAGATCACCGTCGAGATCGAGCGGGCCGGTCGCAAGACCGAGATCACCGTGGAGCTGGGGAGCCGGCTCGGCGGCAACTGAGCGCGCCGGGAACCATGCTGGCCGGGAGCGGGTACGCTCGCGGTCCCGATCGAGGCAGAGAGGCCACCATTCCATGACGAGCGTCGAACCAGAGGAACCCCCGCGGGGAGCCGTGAAGATCGTCTACCTCGGTCCGGTCGCGCCCCACTGGGAGGTGCGTTCGGAGTTCGGTGACCGAGCGGTCATCGACGCGTTCCGTGACCGGGCGATGGCCCGGCTGTTGTTGCTCCCCCCGCACGATCCGCAGTTCCGCCGGAACCGGGAGCGAGTGGCGCGCGACGCCGAGCGTGAGCACCTCATCCTCGAGTGGGATCTGGGCTTCCCCGAGGACGAGGAGCTGGTCTCTGCTCGCTGAGCCCGGCCTGCGCCGGCGGTCCACCGCTACTGTGGATCCGTGTCCGGCTCGCCTCCCGTGATCACCACGAACACGATCGGCGCGCCGCTCGAGGTCCCGCCGGCCGAGGCGCTCGCCGCGAGCCCGGCGCGGTTCCTCAACCGTGAGCTCTCGTGGCTCGACTTCAACGCCCGGGTGCTGCACCTGGCGGAGGACCCCAACGTCCCCCTGCTCGAACGGGTCAAGTTCCTGGCGATCTTTAGCCAGAACCTCGACGAGTTCTTCCAGGTGCGCGTCGCCGGACTGAAGGACCAGGTCGCAGCCGGGGTCTCCACGCCCACGCCCGACGGCCGGACGGCCGCCCAGCAGCTCCTCGACATCCGCGATCGGGTCGACGCGCTCTGCCGCCACCAGCAGGACGTCTTCTTGACCCAGGTCGTGCCGGCACTGGCGGAGAAGGGGATCGTCTTCTCGGGCTACGACGAGCTCGACGACGACGACCGCAAGCATCTCGACGAGGTCTTCGAGGGGCGGATCTTCCCGGTGCTCACCCCGCTCGCCGTCGACCCCGGGCACCCCTTCCCGTACATCTCGGATCTCTCGCTCAACCTGGCGGTGATCGTCCACGATCCCCAGACGGGCTCGCTCCGTTTCGCTCGGGTGAAGGTCCCGAACCTGCTCCCACGATTCGTGGTGATGCCCGACGGGGAGCGGTTCGTGCCCCTCGAGCAGGTGATCGCCGCCCACCTCGGCTCGCTCTTCCCCGGCATGGAGATCGGCGCGCACCATTCCTTCCGAGTGACTCGCAACGCGGACCTCACGCTCGAGGAGGAAGAGGCCGACGACCTGCTCGCGGCGGTGGAGATGGAGCTGCGCCGCCGCCGCTTCGGTCGTGCCGTCCGCCTCGAGGTCGACCACGAGATCTCCGGCGAGATCCTCGACCTGCTCCGGCGGGAGCTCGACGTCGAGGAGGAAGACGTCTACCGGCAGGCGGGGCCGCTCGACCTGGGCGGCCTGTGGTCGGTGCACGCGCTCGATCGTCCGGA
It encodes:
- a CDS encoding vWA domain-containing protein yields the protein MAKGRRAAYSRWDGTQVGFELDAFDVFEEMTDDLLYHGDINAALRRMLQSGFRDRNGERLQGLREMLEKLRRSRRERLEQYDLGGVYDDIAQELREVVDTERRSLEDLVREARESGDVRRQEITEQVAQERQMQLDMLSPDLAGMVRDLQRYEFTSSEARQRFDELLDQLRQQLVQSYVNQMAGAMSNVSLEQMQRMKDMLAELNRMLEQRQRDEEPDFEGFMERYGDFFPENPRNLDELLEVMAQRMAAMQALLNSMTPEQRAQLQGLAEQLLEDMDLRWQVDQLGENLRSMFPDLGWNRRYDFSGQDPLSFAEAASMLQELGDIDQLENLLRGATNPGALAEVDLDRARDLLGDDAARSLERMAELARLLEEAGLIENKEGHLQLTPRGIRRVGQNALSDLFRKMTDDQFGRHELRRTGVGHERDFDTKPYEFGDPFNLHIGRTIRNAIQRAGGGIPVALAPDDFEVERTEQLVRSSTVLMLDLSLSMPMRDNFLPAKKVAMALHALISSQFPRDYLGIVGFSEVARELKPEQLPEVSWDFVYGTNMQHAFQISRRLLARQSGTKQIIMITDGEPTAHITPSGDVFFNYPPVHETVDATLREVGRCTREGIRINTFMLDPTPHLRAFVEKLSELNRGRAFFTTPETLGDYVLVDFIEQRRQLLKGRRAS
- a CDS encoding O-acetyl-ADP-ribose deacetylase, with amino-acid sequence MRLQATRADITTLQVDAIVNAANEELRRGGGVCGAIFAAAGPGLEAACAAIGHCATGDAVATDGFALPARWIIHTVGPVWRGGGHGEAGLLASCYRRSLEVADELRARSVAFPAISTGIFGYPPEEAARIAVDTVRATPTEVEQVLLVAFDAETATCYERLLNSPAAP
- a CDS encoding WhiB family transcriptional regulator, whose protein sequence is MLYATAESSAVDKSWQDFANCLGVDPDLFFPERGASTREAKEVCRGCVVREECLEYALANGEKFGIWGGMSERERRRIRRQRSLARAATNAAG
- the tatA gene encoding twin-arginine translocase TatA/TatE family subunit, whose protein sequence is MNLGGPEILLIAVVVLLLFGGTQLPKLARSLGEAQKEFKKGLREGTSDAPDEGKGQTA
- a CDS encoding WhiB family transcriptional regulator, which encodes MDTSWMAQGLCRFEPPSTFFPSDGVGVETAKRICASCPVKEPCLEYALEHRIDHGVWGGTSERQRRRILKKRKLSPAPLVSSVL
- a CDS encoding S1C family serine protease, whose amino-acid sequence is MALASALLAALVTAGLLQVFDRDSGQPGTSRSTLGSGAALDIQALLRKAQPSVVTVHTDTASSSGLYGGAGTGVVVGEDGYILTNWHVIGGASSVRVTLHDGTEHEATLVGGFPNDDIALIRVVDGPSLVPAELGSSSSIQVGDEVVAIGNALNLGGPPSVTRGIVSATDRTIQTPEITLRGLIQTDAAINPGNSGGPLLDVQGRVIGINTAIISDAQNIGFAIPIDAVKPLIDELKQGRGTITPSSAFLGVVTESVDSVPDAVLDQYDVSASNGALITEVQPGTAADRSGLQIGDVITRIDGQRVRSREDVLAIIRSHDAGDEITVEIERAGRKTEITVELGSRLGGN